The following proteins are encoded in a genomic region of Falsibacillus pallidus:
- a CDS encoding YrzI family small protein, whose product MTLNILFMTVTIKKRQKSLEEAVRDETVAQLYETNRDKHQTLINPYML is encoded by the coding sequence ATGACTTTGAACATCCTATTTATGACAGTAACAATTAAAAAACGCCAAAAATCATTGGAAGAAGCTGTTCGTGATGAAACTGTAGCTCAATTATATGAAACGAACCGCGATAAACATCAAACGTTAATCAATCCGTATATGCTGTAA
- a CDS encoding YrhC family protein codes for MKNVFNKMMDYKRFAFILMALSAFLYIGVVIPAAGKTLHKEYALMAGTLASTAFAAYFFFQSIKLRKILNESEEGQDFLSKK; via the coding sequence TTGAAAAACGTATTTAATAAAATGATGGACTATAAAAGATTTGCATTTATCTTAATGGCACTCAGTGCTTTTTTATATATCGGTGTAGTGATTCCTGCTGCCGGCAAAACACTTCATAAAGAATATGCGTTAATGGCCGGTACATTGGCATCCACTGCATTCGCTGCATACTTTTTCTTTCAATCTATCAAACTTCGAAAAATCCTCAATGAGTCAGAAGAAGGACAGGATTTTCTGAGCAAAAAATAA
- a CDS encoding bifunctional cystathionine gamma-lyase/homocysteine desulfhydrase: MRKKTQLIHGGISNDPQTGAVSFPIYQVSTYKQDGVGNFKGYEYSRTGNPTRNALEELIKDLEGGKAGFAFGSGMAAITAVMMLFNSGDHIIMTDDVYGGTYRVMSKVLNRVGISSTFVDTSDPANIEKEIRSNTKAVYIETPTNPLLKVTDVEAAAKIAKAHNLLTIVDNTFSTPYWQNPIDNGADIVLHSATKYLGGHSDVVAGLVVVNSEQLAQDLHFVQNSTGGVLGPQDSWLLIRGIKTLGVRMEEHEANTAQIIEFLKDHPAVEKIYYPGLPTHPNHEIAKKQGRGFGGMISFDVGSQDNADKLLSKTKYFTLAESLGAVESLISVPARMTHASIPAERRAELGITDGLVRISVGLEDVEDLIEDLKQALEK; the protein is encoded by the coding sequence ATGCGCAAAAAAACACAACTAATCCACGGCGGGATTTCTAATGATCCTCAGACAGGCGCCGTGTCTTTTCCAATCTATCAAGTCAGCACCTATAAGCAAGATGGTGTAGGGAATTTTAAAGGCTATGAATATTCCAGGACAGGAAATCCAACACGCAACGCATTGGAAGAATTGATCAAGGATCTTGAGGGCGGCAAAGCCGGATTTGCATTTGGCTCTGGTATGGCTGCGATCACAGCGGTCATGATGCTGTTCAACAGCGGCGACCATATCATTATGACGGACGATGTATACGGCGGAACATACCGGGTCATGTCCAAGGTGTTGAATCGAGTGGGCATTTCATCTACATTTGTTGATACAAGCGATCCGGCCAACATTGAAAAAGAAATCCGCTCCAATACGAAAGCCGTTTATATTGAAACACCGACAAATCCATTATTGAAAGTTACAGATGTAGAGGCAGCTGCGAAAATAGCAAAGGCTCATAACTTATTGACAATCGTCGATAATACATTCAGCACTCCATACTGGCAAAATCCAATCGATAATGGAGCTGATATTGTCCTGCACAGTGCGACTAAATACCTTGGCGGCCACAGCGATGTCGTTGCGGGTCTAGTGGTAGTGAATAGCGAACAATTGGCGCAGGATCTTCATTTCGTCCAAAACTCCACTGGAGGTGTTCTTGGACCTCAAGATTCATGGTTATTGATCAGAGGAATTAAAACTCTCGGAGTCCGAATGGAAGAACATGAAGCCAATACAGCACAGATCATTGAATTTCTTAAAGATCACCCGGCAGTTGAAAAGATTTATTATCCAGGCCTGCCGACTCATCCGAACCATGAGATTGCCAAGAAGCAGGGAAGAGGTTTCGGCGGCATGATCTCCTTTGATGTAGGCAGCCAGGACAACGCTGATAAATTGTTGAGCAAGACTAAATACTTCACTTTGGCAGAAAGCCTCGGTGCTGTAGAAAGTCTGATTTCAGTCCCGGCAAGGATGACACACGCATCCATTCCAGCAGAACGACGTGCAGAGTTAGGGATTACAGATGGATTAGTCCGCATTTCCGTAGGGCTTGAAGATGTGGAAGATCTGATCGAAGACTTGAAGCAGGCTCTTGAAAAATAA
- a CDS encoding PLP-dependent cysteine synthase family protein, producing MQVYQNIHELIGRTPMMEIKQFPLPEGVRLFAKLEFFNPGGSIKDRLGKELLQEAISNGKISKNGTIIEPTAGNTGIGLALAAVNSGIQVIFCVPEKFSIEKQELMKALGAKIVHTPTEEGMKGAIAKAQELLEQIPDSYCPQQFGNPANPETYYKTLGPEIWEQLDGQVHFFVAGAGTGGTFMGTANYLKDQDKKIKTVIVEPEGSILNGGESGPHKTEGIGMEFLPQYMNTAYFDAIHTISDEDAFRRVKELASLEGLLVGSSSGAALHAALLEAEKAAPGTNIVTIFPDSSERYLSKKIYEGGI from the coding sequence ATGCAAGTATATCAAAACATACATGAGTTGATTGGCCGTACTCCGATGATGGAGATCAAGCAATTTCCATTACCGGAGGGTGTCAGGCTTTTTGCTAAACTCGAATTTTTTAACCCTGGTGGAAGCATCAAGGATCGATTGGGGAAAGAGCTTCTTCAGGAAGCAATCTCAAATGGAAAGATTTCTAAAAACGGAACGATTATTGAACCGACTGCAGGCAATACGGGGATAGGTCTTGCATTAGCAGCTGTGAACAGCGGCATCCAAGTGATTTTCTGTGTGCCCGAAAAATTCAGTATAGAGAAACAGGAGCTTATGAAGGCGCTTGGCGCAAAAATAGTCCATACACCGACTGAAGAGGGGATGAAAGGAGCAATCGCCAAAGCGCAGGAGCTTCTTGAACAAATCCCTGATTCCTACTGTCCTCAGCAGTTTGGCAATCCAGCCAATCCGGAGACGTATTATAAGACCCTTGGGCCTGAGATCTGGGAGCAGCTGGACGGACAGGTTCACTTTTTTGTGGCTGGTGCCGGAACAGGTGGTACATTTATGGGAACAGCTAATTACTTGAAGGACCAGGACAAGAAAATCAAGACTGTCATTGTTGAACCGGAAGGATCGATTTTGAATGGCGGTGAATCAGGCCCCCATAAGACAGAAGGGATCGGAATGGAATTTCTTCCGCAATATATGAATACAGCCTACTTTGATGCAATTCATACCATCTCAGATGAAGATGCGTTCAGAAGAGTGAAGGAGCTGGCATCGCTTGAAGGCTTATTGGTCGGAAGCTCATCTGGAGCAGCACTTCATGCAGCTCTTCTTGAAGCGGAAAAGGCAGCACCGGGAACAAATATTGTCACGATATTCCCCGATTCAAGCGAACGATACTTAAGCAAAAAAATCTATGAAGGCGGGATATAA
- the mtnN gene encoding 5'-methylthioadenosine/S-adenosylhomocysteine nucleosidase, with protein sequence MKVAIIGAMEEEVTLLRNNITNPEVETIAGCEYTSGQMDGKDVVLLRSGIGKVNAAMSTAVLLERFKPDAIINTGSAGGLNPALNVGDVVISNEVRHHDVDVTAFGYEYGQVPQLPAGFAADAKLMGTAEEAAKETSDAQVVMGLIATGDSFMNDPVRVEYIKGKFQDLQAVEMEAAAIAQVAHQFNVPFVVIRSLSDIAGKESDVSFEQFLETAALNSANLVMKMVSALS encoded by the coding sequence ATGAAAGTAGCAATCATCGGAGCAATGGAAGAAGAAGTTACCCTATTAAGGAACAATATAACAAATCCTGAAGTGGAAACAATTGCAGGATGTGAGTATACAAGCGGCCAGATGGACGGAAAAGATGTGGTGCTCCTTCGTTCAGGTATTGGAAAAGTAAATGCTGCTATGTCAACGGCAGTTCTTTTAGAGCGATTCAAACCGGATGCCATCATCAACACAGGTTCTGCCGGCGGCTTGAATCCTGCCTTAAACGTGGGGGATGTCGTCATTTCTAATGAGGTGCGCCACCATGATGTTGACGTCACTGCATTTGGCTATGAATACGGACAGGTGCCACAGCTGCCTGCAGGGTTTGCAGCGGATGCAAAATTAATGGGTACTGCAGAAGAAGCCGCAAAGGAAACATCCGATGCTCAAGTGGTGATGGGTCTGATCGCAACGGGTGACTCTTTCATGAATGATCCTGTACGTGTTGAATATATCAAAGGAAAGTTTCAAGACCTCCAAGCAGTTGAAATGGAAGCAGCTGCCATAGCTCAAGTAGCACATCAGTTCAACGTTCCATTTGTGGTGATTCGTTCATTATCTGATATCGCAGGAAAAGAATCGGATGTATCATTTGAACAATTCCTGGAAACTGCCGCATTAAACTCTGCGAACCTCGTGATGAAAATGGTATCGGCATTATCTTAA
- a CDS encoding class I SAM-dependent methyltransferase, with product MGREFLELFQDWADSYDNSVTGNDAEYAKVFQYYDHILEAVAERSNGTVVEFGMGTGNLTLKLLDKGLKVIAIEPSKEMRAIGEEKLQGRTKIIDGDFIQFEVDENIDTIVSTYAFHHLTDEEKLEAFSIYGRLLKIDGKIVFADTMYETKEAYLEAIKKAESDGFHNLAEDLKREYYTTIPVLTDIAQKTGFEVSFNRCNDFVWIMEAIKK from the coding sequence ATGGGCAGAGAATTTTTGGAATTATTTCAGGATTGGGCAGATTCTTATGATAATTCAGTTACGGGAAATGATGCTGAATATGCAAAGGTGTTTCAATATTATGATCACATCCTTGAAGCGGTTGCAGAACGCTCAAACGGAACTGTAGTGGAATTTGGAATGGGTACCGGTAATTTGACATTAAAGCTTCTGGACAAGGGGCTGAAAGTGATTGCAATTGAACCTTCAAAAGAGATGAGGGCAATTGGAGAAGAAAAACTTCAGGGCAGGACGAAAATCATCGATGGGGATTTCATTCAATTCGAGGTGGATGAAAATATTGATACGATCGTCAGCACATACGCATTTCACCATCTCACTGATGAAGAAAAACTAGAAGCTTTTTCAATCTATGGCAGGCTATTAAAGATTGATGGTAAAATAGTGTTTGCAGATACGATGTATGAAACAAAAGAGGCTTATCTGGAAGCCATTAAAAAAGCTGAAAGCGACGGATTTCATAATTTGGCCGAAGATCTTAAAAGGGAATACTACACAACTATTCCCGTTTTGACTGATATCGCCCAAAAAACGGGCTTTGAAGTTTCATTTAATCGCTGCAATGATTTCGTTTGGATAATGGAAGCGATAAAAAAATAG
- a CDS encoding DUF2536 family protein, with protein sequence MNIHFDMIEDKVEFYEAASLKGLEQMVNEKIEQNKAIMLSVHHVSHSVQFGDDGKKHYSAVVHYKLIKG encoded by the coding sequence ATGAATATTCATTTTGATATGATTGAGGATAAGGTGGAGTTTTATGAAGCTGCAAGCCTAAAAGGCCTGGAACAGATGGTCAATGAAAAGATCGAGCAGAATAAAGCTATCATGCTGAGTGTGCATCATGTATCCCATAGCGTCCAATTTGGGGATGATGGGAAGAAGCATTATTCTGCTGTGGTCCACTATAAATTAATAAAAGGATGA
- a CDS encoding YrrS family protein, which yields MPKDYNSFGGSRSSQRAKRRKTNIILNSLIILVIILILVVGSKIFLGGKDPVKEQGASQHEPKTTEPSGSESDDSSQNNSEDANSDQSNTDESGDKNADSSDENKQQDTQEEQPAADLGEANEVPDDSNDPNVAKTYENPDWSPVGTSQSGDHVSSYDEGTPDWNEKVKALSYATGIPQDNMTVWFIGNGGSPDSSVGTVASKDQTQKYRVFLQWVDGEGWKPTKVQELKSLQ from the coding sequence ATGCCTAAAGACTATAATTCATTTGGCGGTTCACGCTCTTCCCAAAGAGCCAAGCGCCGCAAAACGAATATTATATTAAATTCATTGATCATCCTAGTGATCATTTTGATTTTGGTGGTAGGAAGCAAAATTTTCTTAGGCGGGAAAGATCCTGTCAAAGAGCAGGGGGCATCTCAGCATGAACCCAAAACGACGGAGCCATCTGGATCTGAATCGGATGACTCCAGTCAGAATAATTCCGAAGATGCAAATAGTGATCAATCAAATACAGATGAATCAGGAGATAAAAATGCTGATTCATCCGATGAAAATAAACAGCAGGACACTCAGGAAGAACAGCCTGCAGCTGATCTGGGCGAAGCAAATGAGGTCCCTGATGACAGCAATGATCCAAACGTAGCCAAGACTTATGAAAATCCGGACTGGAGTCCAGTAGGCACCAGCCAGTCAGGTGATCATGTTTCATCATATGATGAAGGAACCCCCGATTGGAATGAAAAGGTCAAAGCCCTTTCTTATGCAACTGGGATCCCGCAGGACAACATGACCGTTTGGTTCATTGGCAACGGAGGAAGCCCTGATTCTTCTGTCGGGACTGTTGCTTCTAAAGACCAGACCCAAAAATACCGGGTATTCCTTCAGTGGGTGGACGGCGAAGGCTGGAAGCCGACAAAAGTTCAGGAACTCAAATCTCTACAATAA
- a CDS encoding peptidoglycan D,D-transpeptidase FtsI family protein: MRRKRIYGLGILIFIGLAILTWRLSSIQLFATENFSNHHINLIESSVSQRTQELEINDGRGQFLDRKGNPLTFTEKPVVVIFPFLKKTVWDKGKVASILHISSQQLEEEVQKASKPMVLGGKTPIVLDSRQEDQINSLEIPGLFAVKKSFAVSSHIAEDILGFTAKNDNLYKRKYPDRKDIDIPPIGVEGLQKTFDEFLLPDGASKLVYHVDGEGQPLFGNKVKYVEPANPFYPVYIKTTIDQEIQMGIDDILRKRGMKKGGAVLLDIKTGDILAMASLPDRSEKDPYKNGGAVNYMLKQETPGSVFKTVIAAAAIEKGAADEKEFFECSTDLYGKEASRELGKLNFDESFSQSCNRTFGETAKKLMEQDPDTIESFAQKLGLIGGAGWQGDLYHVTGFHQFEEDKGTIFINEENKSDANFIAQTGIGQKDVSVTPLAVANMMAAIARGGEKKMARAVSEIDYQNGTAMFEFPEKDLDGSTISPYTAIKLQRLLRLVVTGENGTGKSLNGLPYDVAGKSGTAQTGKGDLYNKWFAGYFPFEKPRYALAVVNLDVADGEGGVNPMFADIVQFLYEKDQQTGNEALPNQ, encoded by the coding sequence GTGCGGCGGAAAAGAATTTATGGATTGGGCATCTTAATATTTATAGGACTGGCAATTCTAACGTGGAGATTGTCCTCAATCCAGTTATTTGCTACAGAGAATTTTTCGAATCATCATATCAACTTGATTGAATCTTCCGTGTCGCAAAGGACACAGGAACTCGAAATCAATGACGGCAGAGGGCAATTCCTTGATAGAAAAGGGAATCCGCTTACCTTTACAGAGAAGCCTGTCGTGGTCATTTTTCCTTTCTTAAAGAAGACAGTTTGGGATAAAGGAAAAGTGGCATCTATTTTACATATTTCATCCCAACAACTGGAGGAGGAAGTTCAAAAAGCCTCGAAGCCAATGGTGCTTGGAGGGAAGACCCCCATCGTCCTTGACAGCCGCCAGGAAGACCAAATCAATTCATTAGAAATTCCCGGGCTGTTTGCTGTTAAGAAATCATTTGCTGTGAGCTCACATATTGCAGAGGATATATTAGGATTTACAGCAAAGAACGATAATCTTTATAAACGTAAATATCCTGACCGAAAGGATATTGATATCCCTCCAATAGGTGTAGAAGGACTGCAGAAAACGTTTGATGAATTCCTCCTTCCTGACGGGGCCTCAAAGCTGGTGTATCATGTTGATGGGGAAGGACAGCCGCTTTTCGGCAACAAGGTGAAATATGTAGAGCCGGCCAATCCTTTTTACCCCGTCTATATTAAAACAACCATTGATCAAGAGATTCAAATGGGGATTGATGACATATTGAGAAAACGTGGTATGAAAAAAGGAGGGGCAGTGCTTCTGGATATCAAGACTGGGGATATCCTTGCGATGGCATCCCTTCCTGACCGCAGCGAAAAAGATCCTTATAAAAATGGCGGGGCGGTCAATTATATGTTAAAGCAAGAAACCCCGGGTTCTGTTTTTAAAACCGTCATTGCAGCTGCTGCCATTGAAAAAGGCGCGGCAGATGAAAAAGAATTCTTCGAGTGCAGTACTGATTTATACGGGAAGGAAGCATCGAGGGAACTCGGGAAGCTGAATTTCGATGAAAGTTTTTCACAAAGCTGCAACCGCACGTTTGGAGAGACGGCAAAGAAACTGATGGAGCAAGACCCGGACACTATCGAATCATTCGCACAAAAACTAGGGTTGATAGGAGGAGCAGGATGGCAGGGCGATCTATATCATGTGACTGGATTTCACCAATTTGAAGAAGATAAAGGAACCATTTTCATCAATGAGGAAAACAAGAGTGACGCAAATTTCATTGCCCAAACCGGGATTGGCCAAAAGGATGTCAGTGTTACTCCATTGGCGGTTGCCAATATGATGGCAGCGATTGCTAGGGGAGGGGAGAAAAAAATGGCCCGTGCCGTTTCAGAAATTGACTATCAAAATGGGACAGCCATGTTTGAATTCCCCGAAAAGGATCTTGATGGAAGTACCATTTCGCCTTATACAGCAATCAAGCTGCAGAGGCTTTTAAGGCTTGTTGTCACAGGAGAGAATGGGACAGGCAAGTCACTAAATGGGCTTCCATATGATGTGGCAGGAAAATCCGGGACTGCCCAGACCGGAAAAGGGGATTTATATAATAAATGGTTTGCAGGCTATTTCCCTTTTGAAAAGCCAAGATATGCTTTGGCTGTTGTAAATTTGGATGTTGCTGACGGAGAAGGTGGAGTAAATCCGATGTTTGCTGATATTGTCCAATTTCTCTATGAAAAAGATCAACAAACAGGAAATGAGGCACTGCCAAATCAATAG
- the greA gene encoding transcription elongation factor GreA — MSTEKVFPMTKEGKEKLEQELEHLKSVKRKEVVERIKIARSFGDLSENSEYDSAKEEQAFVEGRITTLENMIRNAKIIQEDEMVTGIVSLGKSVTFVELPNGEEETYTIVGSAEADPFEGKISNDSPIAKSLLGHKVDDQVSVQTPGGEMSVRITNIK; from the coding sequence TTGAGTACAGAAAAAGTATTTCCAATGACTAAAGAAGGTAAAGAGAAATTAGAACAGGAATTGGAGCACTTAAAATCCGTAAAAAGAAAAGAAGTTGTAGAACGCATCAAGATTGCCCGCAGCTTCGGCGACCTTTCCGAGAACTCTGAATATGATTCAGCGAAAGAGGAGCAGGCATTTGTCGAAGGGCGGATCACTACTTTAGAGAATATGATCAGAAACGCTAAAATCATCCAAGAAGATGAAATGGTCACAGGAATCGTATCTTTGGGTAAATCTGTGACTTTCGTTGAACTTCCTAATGGAGAAGAAGAAACATATACAATCGTCGGCAGTGCAGAAGCAGATCCTTTCGAAGGTAAGATCTCGAATGATTCTCCAATTGCCAAAAGCCTTCTCGGCCATAAAGTCGATGACCAGGTATCAGTCCAGACTCCGGGCGGAGAAATGTCCGTACGTATCACAAACATTAAATAA
- the udk gene encoding uridine kinase, with protein sequence MSRNKPIVIGVAGGSGSGKTSVTKAIYEHFTGHSILMIEQDYYYKDQSELPFEERLKTNYDHPLAFDNDLLIEHLKSLLNYEAVEKPVYDYTIHTRSDETITVEPKDVIIIEGILVLEDERLRNLMDIKLYVDTDADLRIIRRMLRDIKERGRTMDSVIDQYINVVRPMHNQFIEPTKRYADIIIPEGGHNHVAIDLMVTKIQTILELKSFL encoded by the coding sequence ATGAGCCGTAACAAACCTATCGTTATTGGAGTAGCCGGCGGATCTGGCTCCGGAAAAACAAGTGTCACAAAAGCCATTTATGAGCACTTTACAGGACACTCCATTCTTATGATTGAACAGGACTACTATTACAAGGACCAATCCGAACTTCCATTTGAGGAGAGGTTGAAGACCAATTACGATCATCCGCTTGCATTCGATAATGATCTATTGATTGAACATTTAAAGAGCCTCTTGAACTATGAAGCTGTAGAGAAGCCTGTCTACGACTATACGATCCATACTCGTTCGGATGAAACAATCACAGTTGAACCAAAAGATGTTATCATTATAGAGGGAATTTTAGTATTAGAAGATGAAAGATTGCGCAACTTAATGGATATTAAGCTATATGTAGATACGGATGCCGATCTTCGCATCATCAGACGTATGCTGCGGGACATTAAAGAGCGTGGACGCACAATGGATTCTGTCATTGACCAATACATCAATGTGGTCCGTCCGATGCATAATCAATTCATCGAACCGACGAAGCGCTATGCCGATATCATCATTCCTGAAGGCGGGCATAACCATGTCGCCATTGACTTGATGGTAACAAAAATTCAAACAATTCTTGAACTAAAGTCATTTTTGTAA
- a CDS encoding peptidase U32 family protein, protein MSAVMQDKISKIIDGKRVIVKKPELLAPAGNLEKLKIAVHYGADAVYIGGQEFGLRSNAGNFTLQEMKEGVDFAKQYGAKIYVTTNIYAHNENMNGLEEYLTGLQDAGVAGIIVADPLIIETCRRVAPNVEVHLSTQQSLSNWKAVQFWKEEGLDRVVLARETSGDEIREMKEKVDIEIETFIHGAMCIAYSGRCTLSNHMTARDSNRGGCCQSCRWDYDLFQVEGEDELPLFSEKDAPFAMSPKDLKLVESIPRMIELGIDSLKIEGRMKSIHYVATVVSVYRKVIDAYCADPENFEIKQEWLEELDKCANRETAPAFFEGVPGFQEQMFGQHGKQTKTDFAGLVLHYDEETKIVTLQQRNFFKPGDEIEFFGPEIENFKQIVGKVWDAKGNELEAARHPLQIVKFKADKPLFPNNMMRKENI, encoded by the coding sequence ATGTCTGCCGTGATGCAGGATAAGATTTCAAAGATTATAGATGGCAAACGGGTAATCGTTAAGAAGCCGGAGCTGCTGGCCCCAGCAGGCAATTTGGAAAAGCTGAAGATCGCTGTTCATTACGGGGCGGATGCTGTTTATATCGGTGGACAGGAATTTGGTCTACGCTCCAACGCCGGAAACTTCACCCTTCAGGAAATGAAAGAAGGAGTCGATTTTGCCAAGCAATATGGTGCCAAGATCTATGTCACGACTAATATATATGCACATAACGAAAATATGAATGGACTTGAGGAGTATTTGACAGGGCTGCAGGATGCAGGGGTTGCCGGCATCATTGTAGCAGACCCTCTCATCATTGAAACATGCAGGAGAGTCGCTCCGAATGTTGAGGTGCATCTAAGCACCCAGCAGTCCCTTTCTAACTGGAAGGCAGTGCAGTTCTGGAAGGAAGAAGGGCTGGACCGCGTGGTTCTTGCACGGGAAACGAGCGGGGACGAAATTCGGGAAATGAAAGAAAAGGTCGATATAGAAATTGAAACCTTCATCCATGGTGCGATGTGCATTGCCTATTCAGGCCGCTGTACACTAAGCAACCATATGACAGCCCGCGACTCCAACAGAGGAGGATGCTGCCAGTCATGCCGCTGGGATTACGATCTCTTCCAAGTGGAAGGCGAGGATGAGTTGCCATTATTCAGCGAGAAGGACGCTCCTTTTGCCATGAGTCCGAAAGATCTGAAGCTGGTCGAGTCCATTCCGAGAATGATAGAGCTTGGGATCGACAGTTTAAAGATTGAAGGCAGAATGAAATCCATTCACTATGTGGCAACAGTTGTAAGCGTCTATCGTAAAGTCATTGATGCATACTGCGCTGATCCGGAAAATTTCGAGATCAAACAGGAATGGCTTGAAGAATTGGACAAGTGTGCGAACCGTGAAACCGCTCCAGCATTTTTTGAAGGCGTACCAGGCTTTCAGGAGCAGATGTTTGGCCAACATGGAAAGCAGACCAAGACAGACTTTGCTGGTCTGGTGCTTCATTATGACGAAGAAACCAAAATAGTCACCCTTCAGCAGCGGAACTTTTTCAAACCAGGTGATGAGATCGAATTTTTCGGCCCTGAAATTGAAAACTTCAAACAGATTGTAGGGAAAGTTTGGGATGCAAAAGGAAATGAGCTTGAAGCAGCTAGGCACCCACTGCAAATTGTAAAATTTAAAGCGGATAAGCCGTTATTTCCAAATAACATGATGCGGAAGGAGAATATATAA
- a CDS encoding peptidase U32 family protein, which produces MKTPELLVTPTSIENMKNLIDAGADAFVIGEQSYGLRLAGEFSRNDVKEAVKIAHDKGKKLYVAMNAIFHNDKIDELNDYIAFLRDHHVDSIIFGDPAVLMAVRETAPEMRLHWNTETTATNWYTCNYWGRRGAKRAVLARELSMEAIIEMKENADVEIEVQVHGMTCMFQSKRSLIGNYFEFRGEAMKVEKQHQETGMLLYDKERDNKYPIFEDENGTHIMSPNDMCIIDELQEMMEAGIDSFKIDGVLHSPEYIVEVTKLYRKAIDLVLKDPEEYEDVKDGLLEKIEQLQPKTRPLDTGFFFKETVY; this is translated from the coding sequence ATGAAAACGCCTGAGCTGCTGGTAACTCCGACGAGTATAGAAAATATGAAAAACTTAATCGACGCTGGAGCAGACGCTTTTGTCATCGGGGAACAAAGTTATGGTCTCAGACTTGCTGGAGAATTCTCTCGCAATGATGTGAAAGAGGCTGTTAAAATTGCTCATGACAAAGGGAAAAAATTGTATGTGGCAATGAACGCGATTTTTCACAACGATAAAATTGACGAACTGAATGATTATATCGCTTTTCTTCGTGATCATCATGTAGATTCAATCATTTTCGGTGATCCTGCAGTATTGATGGCTGTAAGGGAAACCGCGCCGGAAATGCGCCTCCACTGGAATACGGAAACGACTGCCACTAACTGGTATACTTGCAATTACTGGGGCAGAAGAGGGGCGAAAAGGGCTGTCTTGGCTCGGGAGTTGAGCATGGAGGCAATCATTGAAATGAAAGAAAATGCAGATGTAGAGATTGAAGTACAGGTTCATGGAATGACTTGTATGTTCCAATCGAAGCGTTCACTCATCGGGAATTATTTCGAATTCCGCGGTGAAGCGATGAAGGTTGAAAAGCAACATCAAGAAACCGGGATGCTTTTGTATGACAAAGAACGTGATAATAAGTATCCGATTTTCGAAGACGAAAATGGTACACACATCATGAGTCCGAATGATATGTGCATCATTGATGAACTGCAGGAAATGATGGAAGCAGGAATTGATTCATTTAAAATTGACGGGGTGCTGCATTCACCTGAATATATTGTTGAAGTGACAAAGCTTTATAGAAAAGCAATTGACCTGGTGTTGAAAGATCCTGAAGAATACGAGGATGTCAAAGACGGTCTGCTGGAGAAAATCGAACAGCTTCAGCCTAAGACGAGGCCGCTTGATACAGGGTTCTTCTTTAAAGAAACAGTTTATTGA
- a CDS encoding O-methyltransferase: MNEIVNEYIESMIPDRTDLFQEMERFAEANNVPIMELAGIEALLQILRIQKPKRILEIGTAIGYSALRMAHALPEASIVTIERDPERFQAAKEYITRIGYSDRVIVLEGDALDLAACTNTMGPFDAIFIDAAKGQYTKFFEMYSEQLADAGCVYTDNVLFKGLVAEKEIENKRIRNLVAKIKRYNEWLMTHPDYLTSIMPVGDGLAVSIRRGEENENA, from the coding sequence TTGAACGAAATAGTAAATGAATATATTGAATCCATGATTCCGGATCGAACGGATTTATTCCAAGAGATGGAAAGATTTGCAGAGGCAAATAACGTACCGATTATGGAATTGGCGGGGATTGAAGCTTTACTGCAGATCCTTCGCATCCAAAAGCCTAAAAGGATACTGGAGATCGGGACTGCAATAGGCTACTCAGCATTAAGGATGGCCCATGCATTGCCAGAAGCGAGCATTGTCACAATTGAAAGAGATCCAGAGAGGTTTCAAGCTGCAAAAGAGTATATTACAAGAATCGGCTATTCTGACAGAGTGATTGTACTCGAAGGAGATGCCCTCGACTTAGCTGCTTGCACAAATACTATGGGTCCATTCGATGCGATTTTTATTGATGCCGCAAAAGGCCAATATACGAAATTTTTCGAAATGTATTCTGAGCAATTGGCAGATGCCGGATGTGTTTATACAGATAATGTGCTATTCAAAGGATTGGTAGCTGAAAAGGAAATCGAAAACAAGCGCATCAGAAACCTTGTCGCAAAAATCAAACGCTACAATGAATGGCTGATGACGCATCCTGACTATTTGACTTCCATTATGCCGGTTGGCGATGGACTGGCTGTAAGTATTAGAAGAGGTGAGGAAAATGAAAACGCCTGA